From Gossypium raimondii isolate GPD5lz chromosome 11, ASM2569854v1, whole genome shotgun sequence:
TGGCACTTCGCAGTTTGCAGGTGAGCTCGCATCTTTTGGTGAGCTTGCAGTTCGTAGTTAGCATGGATGGTCATTTTGCAACAGATCCAACCTTTTACGAGTTACTCATATAACGATCCAACCTTTCAAAATGATTATAAAAGAAACTACCcttcacaaaaattcaaattgattttattcactttttcacttgctctatccttttttttttactttccacTCAACCATTTACACAGTTGTATATTTAGAAAACAAGAGCAAAGAAAATGGAGTAACTCATACGGGGAGCCTGAAGTTTGGAAGACAATGATAATGTCTCTTTTAAAGCTGATTTGGCAAGTAAGGAAgatttaagtttgtttttttattattattattattattattattattattattattattattattattattattattattatggtttcGTGGTCAAATAATATATGAGACTATGAATCAACATGTCTGCTGTACAACTCAGGCCTATATAGCTATGTTCTTACTTACCTTAAATGTGGAGGACAATTGAATGCCATAGTCCATCTATGTACTTTGCCAGTCAATAATCAAAAAAGGGTTTACTTATGAAGGTGGCTCAAGTAATCAAGTTCAGCTGCCTATGGACTGCTAAATTGGAAGGGACAAAAGAGATTAGAAATTTGCTCTCTAGCTAACAGACAAATGGACCCCAATTGCATGTGCAATCTGTACAAAGATTAATGGAAAGGAGATTAAAGCAATGGGAATACTTAAACtgcctttcttttttttttttttgtgccaTCTTATCAAATGATAGACATcctaattgaacaaataatacAATAACTTGAAGGTTCTAAACCACCAAATAATTAAAGGAAACACATTTCTTCGACTTTATATCCTGTCGTTAAGTCCATATTATGAAGGTCAATTAGCCATCTTTTTTTGCTAGTTTAGTTGACGATTTTGCAGTATGATCACCTAGTAATGTTTACAACATACTGAAACACTACgtcaattaaattagtttaaactttaaaagtCTCTTGTTGTTAATGGAGGCTGCCATGGTATACATAAACAAGTTTTTGCAACCTTCTAAAGGCTCACGATGTAACTTAAAAGTGACTTCCTTTTTGCCCTTTTGAAGTCTTTTTCTGGGGCGAAAAGTGTTCGGTATCAGCCTAGAAAAGATCAAGAAATTTGCTGCTTGAGGTTGATTAGATGTGTATCTTTAAAAGGTGAGCTACTTACTAATCATTCACATCAAGAAGGCAATAATAAAAGTAGGTCCGCTATCCATTCAATCCAAAGTAAAAGGGACTGAAAGTTTGGATGATTTGATATGAAGAAGCTGCCAAAAGTAATTTCTCCATTATCTGAGCTAATCCAAGTAGATGCACTAGGGTGGTAACCAGTGCCATGACCTGATAATTCATATATTCTGTTACAAAAATGTAGGAGAGAATAAGAATACGGATTACGACTTTGACAATAAACTCAACCACCAAATTGTATAGAATAgcttatttatgtttttagaacATTATAAACTAAGTATTTAGCTTGCTGATAAACTCGAACTTCACAAGTCAAccacatttaacatatatatcttacaggtatatttttaattctagcTCATATCGTCTagttttaaatttctaaaactcTTTTGATGACATAAGTACATGGTTGTGGAAGAAAGAGCAAGAAAGACATAATTCAtgtaaaagggaaaaaaaacatGGATTCTCCCATGAAATGTTTTCATTACTTTTAAAGGATACTCTCAAGAGCACGTGGAAACGGGATACGTGCTACATGAGGGAAAAACTTACGTACATGCACAATATACAAAtatcaaattgtaataaaagcaagaagaagaaaatgtcatcAATTAGTCAGAAAAACCACTCATGGCATGCATGAGGGTATAATTTATAACTGCAACCAATGAAGCAAAGTTGTTCTTTCATCTGATCATGGCTGTTAGAGAGCGAAAAACGACTTCCTCACAAGGAATTGTGAGTCCCATGTCGTGGTTAAACCCAAACTCCTCTTCAGCTCTTTGAAGCAAGCTCTGGAACTCAGGGTGAGTCAACCATGATATTGGAACTACATATCTGCTTCTATGTTCACCAACATAGACAACAAAATGTCCTTTAGGTACATCATCGGGATGCCCTCCTTCATGATCATAACCTTGTTTCTTGCCAAAACTTGAGCACCTTTTAAGAATCTGCTTGATAGCCGCCGTTTGAGTTAATTTGTTTGATTTCTTGATAGCCATATTGCTTTGAACTTGAGAACTTAAGAGAATTGGAAAGAAAGTTGGTGGGGAGAAGGATTAAGGAATAGAGGGTATTTATACATGGGGAAATTAAAAGAGAGGATTTGGCATTTAAAACAATGTCATGTGCTATGTGGGTGAAATGAACAGATATATGCAAGGCATGCAGGGTTTGAAACCCAATGGGGCTTAGCCTACCATGTTGCCTCTCCTATAGACAACGTGGgtccatatttttttcttctctctcttGTTTTTCCTTCTCAAGTTATCCACCATTCGTCTCTTCCCAAATATACCTTATTCTAAGGCTGAGAAAATTcattaccaaaatatttttctcccACGGTTTTCCATGTTAACAATGTGACAACTTCTTCTCCCTCCCACACTCCAAAATAgaatagaaacaaaaagaattatCCTTATCATTGTCTTTGACATGATTAAAAAAGTTTTGCTTCTCAAACTTTCCCTTTGGTTTAATCATTACCGAATTCTAGACGTGAATTAcgaaaaacaaatatattccactaaaatataaatcatatatttaaaatatcttaCCTTATATATACTCATATTCCATATAAATATCTTAACTAACAAAGACCATATATGCCACAGCCTTAGGCTATATAGCTAGTGGATGGAAAGACCTGAAATGATTAGCAGGTTTCATACTACTTCGGTTTAAACCTTTAAATTAAGGACCACTGAAGAGTGTCGCTTTTCATGCGTCGTGGTACAATGTACGTGAAGGAGTCAACTAAATGAAAGATTAATGTAATGGTGGGAATTGAATGCTTGTCGCAGAGTCACGGAATTCCCAAAAGTTTGGTCTGGTCCGTTCTTGAAAGTCGAACTCAAAGGGAAGTGGATTTTGGGTTGTTTATGGACCACATCCAACACACAAAGCGACCAGTTTTTGTCCCACTGAACCCAAAATTTGGCATGTTCGACACTTAGCTTGGCCGGGCTAAATTTGCGCTGCCTAGTGTCTTCCTCTTTATTgcaaataataatcaattgaaAGCTTGGGGTAACAACAAACAAGGGTTAGCCCCACGTAGTGACAGTGTCAGCGAAGTGGGGGAAGCATGGGCGATGGCTTCTCTTCCTAAATTCGCCTAATGTCATCCACATCATATTAAACTTTTTCACTGTTTCCTGCCCTACATTTGACCAACTCGAAGAGCTAATATCACACACCCTAGATTTTATATCCATTACCAACATATTTGCTAGCTGTCTCAATAGTTATAGCTTAGTTGGCAAGTAAATTTATGCATACTCTATCAGACCAACAATTAAAACATCCTAGATTTGTGAGGTGCCCGGGTTAAGGTGTAAGGGTAGCTCAAGCATATGGGGGCAGAAACTTAGTGTTGTGgagtttatatataattttcaaacacTTATGCCACTGCCCATGTGATTCTGCCTTTAACACGAACATCTGAAACCACAAGAATCAGATTACAGGATGGAATAATGAAGCAATATTATATAAATCTCCTAAATAAAGCACCATAAATATACCTAGATTTAGCCTTTCATTCGGCTAACATGCAAGATATTTCCCACGTTTCAAGGGCCGGAAGCCGGCTTTCAAAGCTACATGGCAATCTTATCGAATCAGTCTTCTCTAAGTGGCCCTGCTTCCTCGTCATATTCTCTTTCAAGACGCATGTAAGCTAGTAATATGCTTCCAATTTATAACAAAGTTTTGGATTTCTCTATTTCATATGAATCTAAGAGAATTTTGAGTAGGATGCACTATGAGGAAGTAAAAGCATCATGAAAGCCTTTATACTAAAAGTCggattatattttatctatttacttaaaaaataaataaattagtcattgaatattagatcaaagagcaaactaatcctttttattaaaaatgttgtCCATTTCGACTGTTGAGAACTGACGTGGCTGACAAAATAATTAGACAACcacgtgtacctcatgctgATATACAATAACcattttttaatagtagaagtgaataaaatttttaacagaactAATTTGCTCTTTTATCTAACATATAAAGactaacttatatattttttgagtagaggagACAAAACACAATCCAACTCTTGGTAAAAAGACCTCAATGATACTTTTACCGATATGAGAACAGGTGTGGTCTCTATCCTCCATGGATTATGTGAATAAAATAGATAAGTTATGCCATCATTTTCACTGAAGGTAAATGTCTTAACAGCTAAACTTCTATGTCTAGCAGATACAAAATAGAAGCCattttttttctgttctttgAGTAATTCGGCAACCTATTGGCGAACACATCCTGGATGATGGTATGCATGTGAAGGCCATGTTACTTTTGTCGTCAAAACGCAGACACAATAAAAAGGATGGTTAACGTTGTAAATATACGTAAGGCCATTCATCATCACAATTTTTTTCCACCATGCCAATGACATTTTCAGCTTTGGCTTTTACCCCCACAGCCCCTACCCCATTCAGAAACTTCTCACCTGCACTGCATTCTAGCttgctctttttcttctctctactctaatattttcccttttaaaaTGACAATCTCTAAGTCAGCTATATGTGTTGGCTACCATGGTTAACACCAGGATACATAGATATAGTAATTTAAACACCAGATGTCTATATCAAACAATCTGccctatataaaaaaatgtttttatttctcttattgTATGATAAACAAATGAGAAGTTGACATTAAATCAACTAGAGtttcatattaatttatttgattttgggttCATTAGAAGGAATTAGGATAATCATTGGGATGGCCAGGGGGAGATTAAGcttttgttaaataatatagCAATAATAGAGCAATAATATCAATTGCACCACTGATGAAATGGAAAAGGATTTACATTCAAATCTTCGAACACCAACTATTCGACAATCCCCTCTTACTCCTATCAAGAAAAATGATGAAGCAATAATGTATTTCGTGCTCTGCGACAGCTCTAATCTCGAAAGACGAATGATTGAGTACTAAAATGAGCTAAGGTCAATGATAATATCTAGCATTATCTGTTTCAGCTTAGCTTCTTATTGGTCAAGCTATCCAAATTTCAAAGACCTTTCaaatccctatttttttttttctttttccatccAAGTCATCTATCTTAAGAAACATATAAAACACAATTTGTCATCCGGTTCCACCCTAAGAACATACATTCATTGTGTTTCTGTATCAGAACAGAGCACTATAATTTTAAGTTCAGATGAAAAGAGACAGCGAGTAAGGTGGGATGTTCGACAAACACAGAGATTTCTCGCCTTTacagaaaagatgaaaattgtGTTCCGAAAGCACAATAATATGCATCCATGCATACTGGCTCAATTTTCGAAAGCACAACAATGGCAATAATTCAAGTTCCATGTTAAACTTTCAAGAGTATCTGTTGCAAACACGCCTATGCAGCATTAGTTGTCCCACCTAATATTTATCTGGCTGGTGATCTAGTCTGTTGTAACTAAGCAACCAGGCAGCGCAGTCCAACAGGCAGTAGAACGAGATAGACAATGAGATCAGATTTCATATGTTTGAAGAACTTAGTGCCATTACTTTGCATTGTTCATTCATGGCCAAAAGCTGCGCTTCTTTCTTGTCAAGAAGTGCTGTCAACCTTACATTCTCTTCCATAAGCTTTTGAACTTCATCCTCTTTCTGCTTTTTCTCACCCTCTAGCTGTGTTGTCTTAGCAACTAGCCTGATACACAATAAAGGGTCTCATGAGCAAGACTACCGACTTAAAGAAGATTGTGCACAGGAAGATAGAGTAATGAGCAAGACTCCCCAGCACATTCACCCTCACATTGAGATACAAAATTCAGTTATGCATGTAGGAAAATAGCGGTTGCTGTCATGCACTTACAATTAAGTTCATGCCTATACTGACATAAGCCCTAAAATTGCACATTATCCAAAACAAAATGGGACACCTCAAATTGGGTTCTTTGGTAAAACAAAGCAGTCAGAATAGGAACCCACCTTTAGAAACACATTATTGATGGTAGAAAAGCAATGAGTACAATCAGAGATCCATGCCATACGTTACCAAcaaagatatgatatgtaagTCACCAACAAGAGCATTGATGATACATTTTGTATGGTCTGATATGACATATCAAAAGGAACAAAGTTCACATTATTTGCTGGCATGCTGAGAATGGAACAAAAATTTAAGATTCAAGAACAAGCATAATCAAGGGAATCAAAGAACTCAAAGATTATACTGACCTTTCAAAGAGCCTCTCAATAGTTTGAAATTGCTTCTCCGATGAAAGAAGAGTTTCTCTTACACTAATGAGACTGCTAACATAAGATTTCAGAGACTCAAAATCCTGCTTCACACGAGAAAGCTCCTGTTCATTTTCAGCAGCTCGTTGCCGCTGTCTAGAAGTTTCTTCAACCAAGTCCTCAACCCTCTGCCTCATTTCATTAAGAATGTTATTTGTTCCCAGAGCAAAACTTTCCATCTCTTCTAACTTCATAGACATATTCTCAATTTGGAAtgcttttcttttgatttcttcctGGCCCAAAGTTACCTTTTCTTTCTCCATAGCAGTTTCAGATTCAGCCATGATGACCCTCTTAACTAGAACTTCCATAACATCAGTGACCATTTGCACAGACTTAATTAACTCACCAATATACGCTCCATCTTGTTCATCCAGAGAATCTTGTTGTCTACTAATTCCAGTCCAAGTTTCTTCATCTACACAGTCAAATGAAGCGAGATCAGCGCTCCTTGACCATCCAGACAACGGTGTACCTTCCTTATCCACAAGCCCTACCCCTTCTAATAGTTTGATGCCACATGACTTATGGGCTAAATCAGGAACAGCCATCACTCTTGCTTTTGATTTCAAGTAAGCCAACAAAGTTGCAGTAGTCTTTACCCTACGCCAAAGAACATCTACCTCCTTTGATTCCTCCTCCGGACCCTGTAAGCAAGCCTTTACCTCCATAATTTTGTCTTGTAAAAAATCTACCTGGCATTGGTGTTTTTCCATCTCCTGGTTCCACATTTCATGTGTTTCACTTAGCTGAGACTGCAAAGTTGACAAGTCAAGAGCCTCCTCGGCTGCCATGTCCTTCCCTAAGTTAAGATAAAATAGgcatgaggacatgaattttaATAGCATAACAACGCAATCACAATACAAACAACAAAGATGCAAATAGAACACATAATTGCCATAAATGTTCTCTCCAATTGGaaccatttcattcataatatgCCAGTTAAAGCTAGTATGAGAACTTCTTATATCCATCATGATAATATGCTCAGACAACATAATGTATTCCGAACCCggcatgaaaaaaaaaaaaaaaacaggtgATCAGATTCAAGCTAGCATCACTGTCTTGTACCATCAAAAACATTTCCTAATTCCTACCAATATTCTtcaatagtgaaaataatacCACACACTACACTTAATTTCACAGAATTCTTcaatattctttaatttttttttctaaaccttTTTCCCTTGAAAGGTAACAAATTTGCCAACACCATTTCCATGATCaaagcagaaaagaaaaagaccaaaaataatttcgaaGATCTGAACCAACAAAGCCCTAGCAAACCATAGTGACATGAAAATAAACCAGAAAACTAACAAATATAACTCTATTCCAATTACCCATTTGCAGATCGAACATACCAAACAGAAAGATGAAGACAAAAACCAATTTTAACCCATTGACGGAAACGATAAAAAATAAGATTTGCAACCAGAAATATAacccaaaaaattcaaaattggaagggaaaatttatcacattttcttctgaaaataaaagaaaaatggaaggcAATAAAAGACAAACCCAAGAAGATTTTTATTTCTCCTTTTGGCATTGCAAAGAGCTTGAGAGAGAAACTTAGGAATATGGTGGAGTTGACTGCAGAAGATAATTCCAGGAGACTGGGGAAGTGCTTTTGATATCGCTGATCGTCTTCGTTCCAGAAGAacagttttgtttttcttttctttttttattttatttttttctcttttatgaTGGGTTACgactaaattaccaaaaaaacaatgggttaggactaaattaaaaaaaaaatgtttgctTTTTTTAAAACGTTTCCACATAAACGTGTTTTTAGGTGTAAATCAGAAAAGTGATCCTATGTGGACGCATTTTATACAGCCAATAAAGCGCTTCCAACAGGACACATGTTCGCCTAGTTACCTAAAAACGCTTCCAGCTAAAAGTGTTTCCCTCTCCAATGGCTAATTAAATAGTTGTTCCTCTAATTCGTTTTGATGGCAATCACATTTCTATCAACCAATTGCAaatgttaataatattttttaatatatttcaatgtttaattattctatttcattgttatatttgaaattaatatcttgtattttttttacataaatggGAGGAAGATCAAATTTTGGAGTGTTATTTTCGTAATCTATCGGCTCCTCTATCACCCTTAATCGAATCATACTTGAGGGAAATCAGTTTTTCGCATGTGGCCCTTGTAGGTCAGAGGTGTAAGTTGGACCCGACACTCGTAAGCCCGTTGGTCGAAAGGTGGATACCCGAGACGCatacattccatcttccatacGGCGAGTGTAATATCACTCTGGAGGACGTGCAGTTGCAATGAGGGATACCGATGGATAGGCCGGTAGTCACTGGGTCAGTTCACACGGTCGATTGGAGAGTcgcatgaaataaaattttgggtttggttACGAACACGATTTATGGAGGTCGTATCAAAATGAGTTGGTTAAGAAGAAACTTGAGGGGCATGATGAGGATTCAACTGAAGTTGAAAGAGAACGACACACTCGGGCGTACATCTTTCAGATCATGGAGGGTATCCTGATGCCGAATAAGTCACGAAATCTCGTCCATCTAAGGTGGCTACTTAAACTCGTCAACTTTAGAGAAGCAAATGAACTCAGTTGGGGGTCTGCCTTGTTGGCGACTTTGTATCGGGAGATGTGTCGAGCGACGCAAccacgaaaaattaaaattggtggTTGCATTCTACTACTATAGTCATGGGCACGGTATCGTCTGTCATTTTTACATCCTCGAGCGAACTACCCGTATACATTCTCACTCGTAACAaagtaaaattcattaaatgatatatttaccataatgaaattaattaaaattttaattattacgCTAATAAGTTATTTCAATAGATAGAATTATGATTCGAGTTACGCGGGATTACCAAATGAGCTTTGAGATATATGGCTTCTGTTGAACCAATAATCAGAAATAgatgtatgtatttatttaaatttgaatatgataatattaacgtagtcgatttgagatttagtaGTACGCAAATatcactaaattttttattattttaatatagtttgaatggacacTATACGAGGATCTGGCAGTTAAAGAATGCATCCCTGAGGAATTCCTGTGAATTTGAACACCTGGCACATGAAGGTGCCATCGGTAGTGTACGCTACCATCGAGATACACCAGTCAAATAGAGTGTTGTGACAATTCGAGTTTCGACAATCAATTCCTGTGGCACTTAAAGCCTCGATGATGTGCATACTACAGACTTGTGGGGTTGGACAGATGAGAATTGGTCTATATTCCACGTGCAATACATCAACATGTGGGATAATATGTACGAATTCTTAACTACTCGCGAGGCCATTATTGCTCCAAAATTAGCCTGCAATCCAGATTACatgtcatggtttaggatccatagCAAGCCATACTTGTACGGGGAAGGGGCCACGACGAGCCCCTATACATCCAAGGATTGGCGGGGCAGGTCCATCATCAACACCTATGCAAGAAACGACACCGATCGTAGCACCACCAATGGTCGCACCACCTACTGGTCAGTATGTACCATCTTATTTTGATGCGTATACTAACCCTTTCATCCTCACACAAGCACCATATATTCAACCACATTTTCTCGCTTCTACTTCTATGTCAAGTTTTGTTTTCGAACCTCATTCCCCGATGTATTACACGCCTATGCCATCTACATTTCCAACAATGATGATACCGACGACGAGTATAGGTCGTCTATGTATCAGGCACTGACCAAAAGTCTAGTCGCTATGCTATCAGTGTATGGGACACAACATAGTTGTACTCATATGGCATTTATGTTGCAACCACCTCCGAGATCATTGTTCTACCAAAGTGGTTCATCTTTCCAACCACCTATTCTTAGACCAGAGGATACATAATGGCAACCAATGAGCAACCCATCGTAATCGAAGGCGAAGAAGATAAGAGGTCAAGGTCAGTACCCCAACAGGAGGTTGAACCAAGAAGGAATTTTGGAGCGCAACCATCAACCAACCCTATGTGGCACAGATTTTGATTGGCATTTGCACTGATTTACTTTATCATTGTGCTCGTCAtgttaacatttaaataaatataaaacatttatattatatcaatgatgtatattattttgtttttaaatgaatatcattttttcattttagttagtatttgttatcatttcacaaatttaaatCAAGACTATACGAAGATACTGGATTACAATAAAATTGATGTTAACGATGTGTTGTACTTGTATTGTCCCTTCAATATAGACATGACGGTATTGAATGTCCTAGGTTCCTACACCACCCGCATAACCTTGGTTGGTTGGACATCTCCCGAATATCCATTTTGTCACGTATTAAAGTTAACTTCAATTGATCTTGTGGTTTGCGACGCAATATCTATCGGGTAACAACTTAAATGGAGCGCTTGATATAAATGGTCACTTACGTTCATTCGAGATTGGTGGCAATACGTGTCTCTAAATGTTGtacatattttctaatttatacaCTTCGTCCACAAAGCTAATGGGATCCAAACAC
This genomic window contains:
- the LOC105803724 gene encoding uncharacterized protein LOC105803724 isoform X2 — protein: MAAEEALDLSTLQSQLSETHEMWNQEMEKHQCQVDFLQDKIMEVKACLQGPEEESKEVDVLWRRVKTTATLLAYLKSKARVMAVPDLAHKSCGIKLLEGVGLVDKEGTPLSGWSRSADLASFDCVDEETWTGISRQQDSLDEQDGAYIGELIKSVQMVTDVMEVLVKRVIMAESETAMEKEKVTLGQEEIKRKAFQIENMSMKLEEMESFALGTNNILNEMRQRVEDLVEETSRQRQRAAENEQELSRVKQDFESLKSYVSSLISVRETLLSSEKQFQTIERLFERLVAKTTQLEGEKKQKEDEVQKLMEENVRLTALLDKKEAQLLAMNEQCKVMALSSSNI
- the LOC105803724 gene encoding uncharacterized protein LOC105803724 isoform X1, whose amino-acid sequence is MPKGEIKIFLGKDMAAEEALDLSTLQSQLSETHEMWNQEMEKHQCQVDFLQDKIMEVKACLQGPEEESKEVDVLWRRVKTTATLLAYLKSKARVMAVPDLAHKSCGIKLLEGVGLVDKEGTPLSGWSRSADLASFDCVDEETWTGISRQQDSLDEQDGAYIGELIKSVQMVTDVMEVLVKRVIMAESETAMEKEKVTLGQEEIKRKAFQIENMSMKLEEMESFALGTNNILNEMRQRVEDLVEETSRQRQRAAENEQELSRVKQDFESLKSYVSSLISVRETLLSSEKQFQTIERLFERLVAKTTQLEGEKKQKEDEVQKLMEENVRLTALLDKKEAQLLAMNEQCKVMALSSSNI
- the LOC105803725 gene encoding protein SMALL AUXIN UP-REGULATED RNA 12; amino-acid sequence: MAIKKSNKLTQTAAIKQILKRCSSFGKKQGYDHEGGHPDDVPKGHFVVYVGEHRSRYVVPISWLTHPEFQSLLQRAEEEFGFNHDMGLTIPCEEVVFRSLTAMIR